A stretch of Xanthocytophaga agilis DNA encodes these proteins:
- a CDS encoding FecR family protein — MNNNQDVSRDLLERFLHSQTTETENKFILDWFEANADSELAREYMEAVWNSPTSYTNDAVLANVLEKLQQNMSGSSHTTVSLKPFLYFKQNTYWRIAATILIFLLGGLAAYFYFNTTDILIVRTDYGKITRLILPDQSTVVLNSNSTLQYKKHWKPGEDRKVILSGEAYFEVTHQPDHARFLVQTEDDFGIEVLGTRFNVRKRKNGTEVVLHSGKVKLNYQEGHTGRQYIMKPGESARQLQNTSTLVVKKVDPSISTMWMAHKLVFQETTIADIKSLLEDMYGIDVVIKDSGLLKKKCTGSVPNENAEILLEGLKVLFNLKIERKDGKVFISQ; from the coding sequence ATGAACAACAATCAAGATGTAAGCAGAGATTTACTGGAAAGATTTTTACACAGCCAGACCACCGAAACAGAAAATAAATTTATTCTGGATTGGTTTGAAGCAAATGCAGACTCAGAACTTGCCAGAGAGTATATGGAAGCTGTGTGGAATAGCCCAACTTCCTATACCAATGATGCAGTTCTGGCTAATGTACTGGAAAAGCTTCAGCAGAACATGTCTGGATCTTCCCATACTACTGTATCCCTAAAACCTTTTCTATACTTCAAGCAAAATACCTATTGGCGAATTGCAGCTACCATATTGATATTTCTGTTAGGTGGGCTAGCTGCTTACTTTTATTTCAATACTACGGATATACTAATTGTTCGGACTGATTATGGTAAGATCACCCGACTGATATTGCCAGATCAATCTACTGTAGTATTAAATTCCAACTCTACACTTCAATACAAAAAACACTGGAAGCCAGGAGAAGATAGAAAAGTAATTCTGTCTGGCGAAGCCTATTTTGAGGTAACACATCAGCCTGATCATGCCCGCTTTCTGGTACAGACCGAAGATGATTTCGGGATAGAAGTGTTGGGTACCCGGTTTAATGTACGTAAACGCAAAAATGGGACAGAGGTTGTACTGCATTCCGGAAAGGTAAAACTAAACTACCAGGAAGGACATACAGGTCGCCAGTATATTATGAAACCTGGAGAGTCTGCGAGGCAGTTACAAAATACCAGTACACTGGTTGTCAAAAAAGTGGACCCCTCCATTTCTACTATGTGGATGGCGCATAAGCTGGTTTTCCAGGAAACCACCATCGCGGATATTAAATCCTTGCTGGAAGATATGTATGGTATTGATGTCGTGATTAAGGATTCAGGATTACTCAAGAAGAAATGTACCGGATCTGTTCCCAATGAAAATGCTGAAATCTTACTGGAAGGTTTGAAGGTGCTGTTTAATCTGAAGATTGAACGGAAAGACGGAAAAGTATTTATCAGTCAATGA
- a CDS encoding RNA polymerase sigma-70 factor has translation MKNTLLYDDKEYVILLKQGSQHAFDCLFKKYAKKVMSFLIKFLRSEEEAKDALHDIFLKIWENRESLNEDLSFNSYLFTIARNQALHILRDKKLHEQKLALVLSNSDEADQSTETSVEYTDLSNHYTQLVDQLPVKRKLIYNLSRKEGMSYFEIADYLNISVKTVEGQMSAALKFLKENLLRLSIFLYFFFSSLYEYSFLQKKEFPSISEVIICSDYSLDQFSRKQKD, from the coding sequence TTGAAAAATACTTTATTATATGATGATAAAGAGTATGTAATCCTGCTAAAGCAAGGAAGCCAGCATGCTTTTGATTGTCTTTTTAAAAAGTATGCTAAAAAAGTAATGTCTTTTCTGATAAAATTTCTTCGTTCGGAAGAGGAAGCTAAAGATGCCCTACACGATATATTCCTGAAAATATGGGAGAATAGAGAAAGTCTCAATGAAGACTTATCTTTCAATTCTTATCTGTTTACCATTGCCCGAAATCAGGCTCTGCATATTCTGCGTGATAAAAAGCTACATGAACAAAAACTAGCGCTGGTATTATCAAATAGTGACGAAGCAGATCAATCCACGGAAACATCAGTCGAGTATACCGATCTGTCGAATCATTATACACAACTGGTGGACCAACTGCCCGTTAAAAGAAAATTGATTTATAATCTGAGTAGAAAAGAAGGCATGTCCTATTTTGAAATAGCAGATTATCTGAATATCTCTGTAAAGACAGTAGAAGGGCAAATGAGTGCAGCATTGAAGTTCCTCAAAGAAAATTTACTACGCTTATCCATTTTTTTATACTTCTTTTTTTCATCCTTGTATGAATACTCTTTTCTACAAAAAAAAGAGTTTCCCTCTATCTCTGAAGTAATAATTTGCTCAGATTATTCTTTGGATCAGTTTTCCAGGAAACAAAAAGATTAG
- a CDS encoding serine hydrolase domain-containing protein: MKTKNILTYVCIIVLFTCCTDAISPISKPYNFSTVDEFITNNLSVYKNSLVVLVSQNGQLIYKKEINLTMNDKRVIASASKWLSGAVILTLVDEGKLSLTDTVGKFLPLFTQNRKGNITIRQLFSHTSGFPGDSPEKYEYRTDLTLAQAVDSLAIHTALIHSPGTTFNYGSASMHVAGRIAEIVTGKSWQTLFNEKIAIPCSMQAQYLIASPKNPLIAGGVRTSARDYLNFLEMIVNKGVFRNKRVLSESAITEMQKDQTNGAAIENTPYPTNPTSGQPSASVRYGIGNWLDIVDVSGTIQETSSPGLFGTHPWQDPKHKLAGIIFTRTEHKISNATSIQLRTMIRDIVAQSVE, encoded by the coding sequence ATGAAAACAAAGAATATACTTACTTATGTGTGCATTATAGTTCTGTTCACCTGTTGCACAGATGCAATTTCTCCAATCAGCAAACCATATAATTTCTCGACTGTTGATGAGTTTATTACAAACAATCTATCAGTTTATAAGAATAGCTTGGTGGTTCTGGTATCTCAAAATGGTCAGCTTATCTACAAAAAAGAAATCAATCTGACTATGAACGATAAGCGAGTAATTGCCTCTGCGTCAAAGTGGCTTTCCGGTGCAGTGATACTGACTTTGGTTGACGAGGGAAAACTATCTCTTACTGATACTGTAGGCAAGTTCTTGCCACTATTTACTCAAAACCGTAAGGGTAATATTACCATACGACAATTGTTTTCTCATACATCCGGTTTTCCAGGTGACTCACCAGAGAAATACGAGTATCGTACCGATCTGACACTGGCACAGGCAGTTGATTCGTTGGCAATACATACAGCTTTGATACATTCTCCTGGCACAACCTTTAATTACGGAAGTGCCAGTATGCATGTTGCAGGTCGCATAGCTGAAATTGTAACAGGAAAGTCATGGCAAACACTCTTTAACGAAAAAATTGCCATACCCTGTTCGATGCAGGCACAATATCTCATAGCAAGCCCCAAGAATCCACTGATAGCAGGAGGCGTACGTACTTCAGCTCGTGACTATCTCAATTTTTTGGAGATGATCGTAAATAAAGGTGTATTCAGAAATAAACGTGTCTTGAGTGAAAGCGCCATTACAGAGATGCAAAAGGATCAGACGAATGGTGCTGCCATCGAAAATACTCCCTATCCGACAAATCCAACGTCTGGTCAACCATCTGCTTCAGTGAGATATGGTATCGGCAACTGGCTGGATATAGTTGACGTATCAGGCACCATTCAGGAAACGAGTAGTCCGGGATTATTTGGCACACATCCCTGGCAAGACCCCAAACATAAACTGGCAGGTATCATTTTTACCCGAACAGAACATAAAATCAGCAATGCAACAAGTATACAGTTACGTACTATGATTCGGGACATAGTAGCTCAGTCAGTTGAATAA
- a CDS encoding DUF983 domain-containing protein, whose translation MSHSQLSAILHEKCPRCREGNIFVYSPKDISRFSATHENCPVCNLRYEKEPGTFWGAMFVSYGLSIALIITLFWAILLFVSEPPLWLFFAVIIPALIMATPFSFRFSRVLWLHFFSGFHYEPQTSQHSMPTLSK comes from the coding sequence ATGTCACACTCACAATTATCTGCCATTCTTCATGAAAAGTGTCCTCGCTGTCGTGAAGGCAATATTTTCGTATATTCACCTAAAGATATATCTCGTTTCTCTGCTACACATGAAAACTGTCCTGTATGTAACTTGCGTTATGAGAAAGAGCCAGGTACATTTTGGGGAGCTATGTTTGTCAGTTATGGGCTTAGCATTGCACTGATTATCACTTTATTCTGGGCGATATTACTGTTTGTCAGCGAACCTCCATTATGGTTGTTCTTTGCAGTAATTATTCCGGCATTGATAATGGCTACACCTTTTTCTTTCCGTTTTTCGCGTGTGTTGTGGCTTCACTTCTTTTCAGGATTTCATTATGAGCCTCAAACATCACAACATTCAATGCCTACCTTATCCAAATAG
- a CDS encoding cold shock domain-containing protein, with protein MQSGTVKFFNETKGFGFIKSDSSNEDIFVHVSGLIDKIKENDQVTFEVEQGRKGLNAVKVQLA; from the coding sequence ATGCAATCAGGTACAGTAAAATTCTTTAATGAAACGAAAGGATTCGGCTTCATTAAATCAGATAGTTCTAATGAAGATATCTTCGTCCACGTTTCAGGCTTAATTGACAAAATTAAAGAAAACGATCAGGTGACTTTTGAAGTAGAACAAGGCAGAAAAGGCCTTAATGCGGTAAAAGTTCAATTAGCGTAA
- a CDS encoding GAF domain-containing protein, which translates to MSIFKLSQHIRDFSLKKIIPKIGVMIVLFLTILTGYTIGIYIQNKKSLEVVNRIEDVRIPVRAIVNEILIGTSKLAANQRGYFMSGDIKYKGERLEIWEKEVAFQVKRLLEFQKDLSAADQENVNVVIVKLNQYKVVQDELEQFYDENIAPIQNRIQLAQVSDTASKDALLADLLQKAKLDHELHELIYNKSRKLRQDYQKILQTIKDTQEKDLHVETEQINTEIMVTNSVMISALIIATIVWAGLGYLVSRSLKKSIQKPVDMLTKLQAGELPDDVQPSEDELNAIIAAGNKVIHNMKSASLFAKNIGEGNFDHTFHVSGENDVLGNSLIQMRDKLQQVTLEDKKRNWITHGLAELGDILRKTEHMSGDFYATIISFIVKYVNANQGGLFVTQNNQLELMACYAFNRRKYLTKTVQPGEGLVGQAYLEKEFIFLKEVPVEYLRVTSGLGDAPPRCILICPLVLKDQVYGILELASFTVLGEHQIELVKKLCEQLASVVSAEQINQQTARLLLASQQQAEELRAQEEEMRQNMEELAATQEEMFRKEQEYLNRIRELEEKTV; encoded by the coding sequence ATGAGTATTTTTAAGCTAAGCCAGCATATCCGAGATTTTTCGTTGAAAAAGATTATTCCCAAGATTGGTGTAATGATCGTATTGTTTCTAACTATCCTGACAGGATATACAATTGGTATCTATATTCAGAATAAGAAATCACTGGAAGTCGTGAATCGTATAGAAGATGTACGCATTCCAGTTCGGGCCATCGTCAATGAAATATTGATAGGGACAAGTAAGCTCGCTGCCAATCAAAGAGGGTATTTTATGTCTGGTGACATCAAATATAAAGGAGAGCGTCTTGAAATATGGGAGAAAGAGGTAGCGTTTCAGGTAAAGCGTCTGCTGGAATTTCAAAAAGATCTTTCAGCAGCAGATCAGGAAAATGTAAATGTAGTAATTGTAAAGCTTAACCAGTATAAGGTAGTCCAAGATGAACTGGAACAGTTCTATGATGAAAATATTGCTCCTATACAAAATCGTATTCAGCTAGCACAGGTTTCAGATACAGCTTCTAAAGATGCGCTTCTGGCAGATCTGCTTCAAAAAGCAAAATTAGATCACGAATTACATGAACTGATTTATAATAAATCACGTAAGCTTCGCCAGGACTATCAAAAGATCCTGCAAACAATCAAAGATACACAGGAAAAGGATCTGCATGTAGAGACAGAGCAAATTAATACTGAAATTATGGTTACCAATAGTGTCATGATTAGTGCTTTGATTATTGCTACTATTGTATGGGCAGGATTGGGATATCTGGTTTCAAGATCTTTGAAGAAATCTATTCAGAAGCCTGTAGATATGCTTACTAAATTGCAGGCAGGAGAATTGCCAGATGATGTACAACCGTCCGAAGATGAGTTAAATGCGATTATTGCAGCTGGCAATAAGGTGATACACAACATGAAAAGTGCCAGTTTGTTTGCTAAAAATATTGGAGAAGGAAACTTTGACCATACTTTTCATGTATCAGGTGAGAATGATGTGCTGGGTAATTCACTGATTCAGATGAGAGACAAGTTACAACAGGTGACACTGGAAGATAAGAAGAGAAACTGGATCACACATGGATTAGCAGAACTGGGAGATATTTTGCGTAAAACAGAACATATGTCTGGTGACTTTTATGCCACTATCATCAGCTTTATTGTCAAATATGTGAATGCAAATCAGGGAGGATTGTTTGTTACTCAGAATAACCAGCTGGAGTTGATGGCTTGTTATGCATTCAATCGCCGAAAATACCTTACTAAGACTGTTCAGCCAGGTGAAGGCTTGGTGGGACAAGCTTATCTGGAAAAAGAATTTATCTTCCTGAAGGAGGTACCTGTGGAATATCTTCGGGTTACTTCTGGTCTTGGTGATGCTCCCCCTCGTTGTATTCTAATTTGTCCATTAGTGTTGAAAGATCAGGTATATGGTATTCTGGAATTGGCTTCGTTTACTGTATTGGGAGAGCATCAGATCGAACTGGTAAAGAAATTGTGTGAACAGTTAGCCTCTGTAGTATCTGCCGAACAAATTAATCAGCAAACTGCCCGATTGTTACTGGCTTCACAACAACAGGCGGAAGAGTTGCGTGCCCAGGAAGAAGAAATGCGTCAGAACATGGAAGAACTAGCCGCTACACAGGAAGAAATGTTCCGTAAAGAGCAAGAATATCTAAATCGTATTCGTGAATTGGAAGAGAAGACAGTGTAA
- a CDS encoding DUF2490 domain-containing protein, with protein MYWFRYYNQLTISEKFIWHNEIENRRRFDVGTENQLIGHSHLHYNAGSWEPAVGVTLSRQQSYNTSTGVTSRLAEVRPFQEIAHKLKLSKKASLQNKLRVDERFLHRTVSGEATAEDSFVLRLRYRIQLNYQISTKGSLKVSDELFVNTNNGVWYDQNRFYIGYEHALSKTFGLEAGYMHNYWQRKESSYLDRHIVRITLSHRIRL; from the coding sequence ATGTATTGGTTTCGTTATTATAATCAACTTACTATCAGTGAAAAGTTTATCTGGCACAATGAAATCGAAAACCGGAGAAGATTTGATGTTGGTACTGAAAACCAATTGATTGGCCACTCGCATCTCCACTATAATGCAGGTTCCTGGGAACCTGCTGTGGGAGTAACTCTTTCCCGTCAGCAATCCTACAATACTTCAACAGGAGTAACTTCCCGATTAGCTGAAGTTCGTCCGTTTCAGGAAATAGCACATAAACTAAAGCTATCCAAAAAGGCTTCTTTACAAAATAAGCTTCGTGTAGATGAACGCTTTTTACATAGGACTGTTTCAGGCGAAGCTACCGCCGAAGATTCATTTGTGTTACGTCTGCGCTATCGTATCCAGCTAAACTATCAGATCAGTACCAAAGGATCTTTAAAAGTAAGTGATGAGTTATTTGTGAATACAAACAATGGTGTATGGTATGATCAGAACCGATTCTATATTGGATACGAACATGCCTTATCCAAAACGTTTGGACTTGAAGCCGGCTACATGCATAACTACTGGCAACGGAAAGAAAGTTCCTATCTTGACAGACATATTGTTCGCATCACATTATCACATCGCATTCGGTTATAG
- a CDS encoding alpha/beta hydrolase, whose amino-acid sequence MKKTIIFMHGMFQNPKSWEKWIAYFTERDFNCIAPAWPDHAGEPYQLRDNPPASLGDLMLEEVITSLEGPIRAAGGSSLDVNEKPILIGHSVGGLLTQIFVNNNLASLGIPICSVAPNMMMTFDWPFFKNVASITNLFKGDQIFRQTPESFHHTFCNTLNAADAQQAYLQTATHDSRNVLRGCLGSSGHVDLDMPHVPLLFIGAKEDHIIPPDLVEKNCKAYTDSDSQTSCHIFSNRSHFICGEPGWEEVASFAYEWIETQLAQVAVV is encoded by the coding sequence ATGAAAAAGACTATTATCTTTATGCATGGCATGTTCCAGAATCCTAAAAGCTGGGAAAAATGGATAGCCTACTTCACCGAACGCGATTTTAATTGTATTGCACCTGCCTGGCCTGACCATGCGGGTGAGCCTTACCAGTTGCGAGACAATCCGCCTGCCAGCCTTGGAGATCTGATGCTCGAAGAGGTAATTACTTCTTTGGAAGGGCCTATACGGGCCGCTGGAGGAAGCAGTCTGGATGTCAATGAGAAACCTATTCTTATTGGACACTCAGTAGGTGGTTTGCTTACGCAAATCTTTGTCAACAACAACCTGGCCTCTTTGGGTATTCCGATTTGTTCGGTAGCTCCCAACATGATGATGACCTTTGACTGGCCTTTCTTTAAGAATGTCGCCTCTATAACCAATCTCTTTAAGGGAGATCAGATATTCAGACAAACTCCGGAAAGCTTCCATCATACTTTTTGTAATACGCTTAATGCTGCTGACGCTCAGCAAGCCTACCTGCAGACTGCTACTCATGATAGCCGGAATGTACTCAGAGGCTGTCTGGGGTCGTCGGGTCATGTCGATCTGGATATGCCACATGTACCGCTCTTATTTATCGGAGCTAAAGAGGATCATATTATTCCTCCTGACCTGGTAGAGAAAAACTGCAAGGCCTATACCGATTCTGATAGCCAGACTTCCTGTCATATCTTTTCCAATCGTTCGCATTTTATTTGTGGAGAGCCAGGATGGGAAGAAGTGGCCTCATTTGCTTATGAATGGATAGAAACCCAACTGGCACAGGTAGCAGTTGTCTGA
- a CDS encoding glycosyl hydrolase has product MSRRIFTSALVMLLSLYGKYVTAQSPNLPTKTTLSQVLLSNKAFSQPAQIDTVVKQRPIANDFTLEVAATIHAATGRGLDIEARNSKLKGFRLSLDSALLKSTSPLGNAKTLSAAKKDEEQLIRVAVKSNIAYIYQNGVFIQSQPVAAVKDIVDGVEVNNLLNVVKDSVNLMPNWAGTSTSTSGKPSEYGWTLLGTTANLFNTANGTSGSRYMDVTTTINTHTYNNSPYTGRVLYIRWDNNDYKDAWYGYKVTLEANTTYDFSMLHAYVSNGQSSKAITVGIGKTNTVTGRYDKHVFYTSGTRVLNQENYLFTSQEAGDYYLTFTGDWGLYSIAELSFTKVNVQSRFIFGKNYPNGAVDMEVRSVTYEEGAYAPSEIVTHPKQDVTLTGQVVKVPTTFNTNFIVPDKTDLHLTGEVVPMVNSTVALNSNAWLFFDNVRPSEVIANWLSKVTINGVSVANNPAVRIAIYKNGTVVIPNGNITSQAALEVFTDPNLGGDTRSFEIETYHKNLGTFDNQIQSFRLKRGYMATLATNPDGSGFSRVFIANDDDLIVNTLPQALDAKTSFIRVFKWEWVSKKGKAGGGTPLDLTQSTWYYDWNIGGQATANYHYSIIRQNGGWPAWEALNGKQNVNHLLGFNEPDRPDQANMTVAEAIAQWPEMMKSGLRLGSPAPASPQNSWITNFMSKCNELNYRVDYVAIHCYWGGLTPQQWYSQLKSIYDRVKRPLWITEWNNGANWTTESWPADPQAQFQKQYNDMIGILNVLDTTSFIERYAIYDWVEDKRAMVLADTLTPAGKYYASNKSNFAFNPHWEYIHTWKLASPQIYSTIHEDNYFKTTLTWNDLNGELGSKYVLERKIEGTNADFVAIQEFTNYVYGDTLSYVDDVRAKTTYRIKAYNLAGDQFVYSTTLDVLRDVTPQPPASLTGQVLSSSKISLQWAASTTLARSYNLKRSLSQTGPFDVILGRTNSLAYQDEGLSPATTYYYVVTSLNSAGESVNSTVLQLTTNPLVAPTGVDSPRVASGDSRITLTWNFVHDVVYEIQRSQSQSGPYQVIASNVDAVRYEDASVQNNQTYYYKIVAYNSVGRSPESSVLIGTPVQGHYLHIGFNESSGTVAADDWGGYNGTLINGVTWSAGKDSLSGGATVSKSLQSYIQLPQGVVSTLNDFTIAAWLKLPADLGNNTRVFDFGSGTGTFMILAPKSGTNIRYKITSPSGTYDRYIPYVLPTGQWVHVALTQQGTDFKLYVDGQLIYSDNQATVKPSDMGSTTQNYLGKSQWPNDPYSDHIYDDFRIYNYAFTGQEVSVLADAANTTARLATDKNSTVRNLNPYKLYPNPTASDVSIEVSNASTTQVSLQVFTVLGQKVIEQKNSQVQAGRIHIDLSKLPAGTYRILVTDQTSSYTIPVVKY; this is encoded by the coding sequence ATGAGTAGACGTATTTTTACAAGTGCACTTGTCATGCTACTGAGCCTCTATGGCAAGTATGTAACAGCTCAAAGTCCCAACCTGCCAACTAAGACCACATTGTCACAGGTTCTGCTTTCAAATAAAGCTTTTTCACAGCCTGCTCAAATTGATACAGTAGTCAAACAACGGCCAATTGCCAATGATTTTACACTTGAAGTAGCTGCTACTATACATGCAGCTACAGGACGTGGATTGGATATTGAAGCTCGTAATTCAAAACTAAAAGGATTTCGGTTATCACTGGATTCCGCATTGTTGAAATCTACATCACCATTGGGCAATGCAAAAACCTTATCTGCTGCCAAAAAAGATGAAGAACAACTGATCCGGGTTGCTGTCAAGAGTAATATTGCCTATATCTATCAGAATGGAGTGTTTATTCAGTCTCAACCTGTAGCAGCAGTCAAAGACATTGTAGATGGAGTAGAAGTTAACAACCTTCTGAATGTGGTAAAAGATTCTGTGAATCTGATGCCAAACTGGGCTGGGACATCTACCTCTACATCTGGCAAACCCAGTGAGTATGGATGGACGCTATTAGGCACTACTGCCAATTTATTTAATACCGCCAATGGTACCAGTGGATCTCGGTATATGGATGTAACAACCACTATCAATACACATACCTATAACAACAGTCCCTATACAGGCCGAGTACTATATATCCGTTGGGACAACAATGATTACAAAGATGCCTGGTATGGATATAAGGTCACACTGGAAGCCAATACTACCTATGATTTTTCGATGTTGCATGCCTATGTATCCAATGGACAGAGTAGCAAGGCAATTACAGTAGGTATTGGAAAAACCAATACAGTGACAGGCCGATATGATAAACATGTATTTTATACCAGTGGTACACGTGTTCTAAATCAGGAAAACTACCTGTTTACTTCACAGGAAGCAGGTGATTACTATCTGACATTTACAGGTGACTGGGGATTGTATTCTATTGCAGAACTATCGTTTACCAAAGTGAATGTACAGTCCCGATTCATTTTTGGTAAGAATTATCCCAATGGAGCTGTAGATATGGAGGTGAGATCTGTAACCTATGAAGAAGGTGCCTATGCCCCTTCAGAGATTGTAACACATCCCAAACAGGATGTGACACTGACCGGACAGGTAGTTAAGGTGCCCACTACGTTTAATACTAACTTCATTGTACCTGACAAAACAGATCTCCATTTAACAGGAGAGGTTGTACCTATGGTTAATTCTACGGTGGCCCTAAATTCCAATGCCTGGCTTTTCTTTGATAATGTGCGCCCTTCAGAGGTGATAGCCAACTGGCTTAGTAAAGTTACCATTAATGGTGTTTCTGTGGCCAATAATCCGGCTGTTCGCATTGCCATCTATAAAAATGGAACTGTTGTTATTCCAAATGGCAATATTACTTCTCAGGCTGCACTGGAAGTATTTACAGATCCAAATCTTGGGGGTGATACCCGATCATTTGAGATCGAAACGTATCATAAAAATCTGGGTACTTTTGACAATCAGATTCAGTCCTTTCGATTGAAACGGGGGTATATGGCTACACTGGCAACCAATCCGGATGGATCAGGTTTTAGTCGTGTATTCATTGCCAATGATGATGATCTGATTGTAAATACATTGCCTCAGGCCCTGGATGCAAAGACCTCTTTTATCAGAGTATTTAAATGGGAATGGGTAAGTAAAAAAGGTAAGGCTGGTGGTGGAACTCCACTGGATCTGACACAATCCACCTGGTATTATGACTGGAATATAGGCGGGCAGGCAACGGCCAACTATCATTATTCTATCATCCGTCAGAATGGTGGTTGGCCTGCCTGGGAAGCGCTGAATGGGAAACAGAACGTCAATCATCTGCTGGGATTCAATGAACCAGACCGCCCGGATCAGGCTAATATGACAGTAGCCGAAGCGATTGCCCAATGGCCTGAGATGATGAAGTCTGGCTTACGGTTAGGATCACCTGCACCTGCTTCTCCTCAGAACAGCTGGATTACAAATTTTATGAGCAAATGCAACGAACTCAACTACCGTGTAGATTATGTGGCTATACACTGTTACTGGGGTGGGTTGACTCCGCAACAATGGTATTCTCAATTAAAGAGTATTTATGACCGGGTGAAACGTCCACTCTGGATTACAGAATGGAACAATGGGGCCAACTGGACTACTGAGTCCTGGCCTGCCGATCCTCAGGCACAGTTTCAGAAGCAGTATAATGATATGATCGGTATTCTGAATGTACTGGATACAACCTCTTTTATTGAGCGGTATGCCATCTATGATTGGGTAGAGGATAAACGGGCTATGGTACTGGCTGATACGCTTACGCCTGCGGGCAAATACTATGCTTCCAACAAATCAAACTTTGCCTTTAATCCGCACTGGGAGTATATCCATACCTGGAAGCTGGCTTCTCCACAAATCTACAGTACAATTCATGAAGACAACTACTTTAAGACTACTCTTACCTGGAATGACCTGAATGGGGAACTAGGATCGAAGTATGTACTGGAACGGAAAATAGAGGGTACAAATGCTGATTTTGTGGCAATACAAGAGTTTACAAACTATGTGTATGGAGACACACTAAGTTATGTAGATGATGTACGGGCTAAAACTACCTATCGTATTAAGGCATACAATCTGGCTGGCGATCAGTTTGTGTATTCTACTACACTGGATGTACTACGGGATGTTACTCCGCAACCTCCGGCAAGTCTTACCGGCCAAGTGCTCTCTTCTTCAAAAATTAGTTTGCAGTGGGCTGCTTCTACCACACTTGCCCGTTCCTATAATCTGAAACGTTCGTTAAGTCAGACGGGACCATTTGATGTAATCTTGGGTCGTACAAATTCGCTTGCCTATCAGGATGAAGGACTGAGTCCTGCTACAACCTATTATTATGTGGTTACAAGTCTTAATTCTGCCGGAGAAAGTGTGAACTCTACTGTTTTGCAACTCACAACAAATCCCTTGGTTGCACCAACAGGTGTAGATAGTCCCCGGGTTGCTTCCGGAGATTCCCGTATTACACTTACCTGGAACTTTGTCCATGATGTGGTATATGAAATTCAGCGTTCTCAATCGCAAAGTGGACCTTATCAAGTAATTGCTAGCAATGTTGATGCGGTTCGGTACGAAGATGCAAGTGTACAAAACAATCAAACGTATTACTATAAGATTGTTGCCTATAACTCAGTAGGAAGAAGTCCTGAATCTTCTGTATTAATAGGTACTCCTGTACAGGGACACTACCTGCACATAGGCTTTAACGAGAGTTCCGGAACAGTTGCGGCCGATGATTGGGGCGGGTATAACGGAACATTGATCAATGGCGTTACCTGGAGTGCGGGAAAGGATAGCCTATCCGGAGGAGCAACAGTAAGTAAATCCCTGCAATCGTATATTCAGTTGCCACAAGGAGTTGTCAGTACCCTGAATGACTTTACCATTGCGGCATGGCTGAAGTTACCTGCTGATTTGGGTAACAATACACGGGTATTTGATTTTGGAAGTGGAACAGGAACATTTATGATTCTGGCTCCTAAATCCGGGACAAACATTCGTTACAAAATAACTAGCCCTTCTGGTACATATGATCGGTATATTCCTTATGTATTACCTACTGGTCAATGGGTACATGTTGCGCTTACCCAACAGGGAACAGATTTTAAATTATATGTGGATGGTCAATTGATCTATTCTGATAACCAGGCAACTGTTAAGCCTTCTGATATGGGTAGCACCACTCAAAATTATCTGGGTAAATCTCAATGGCCAAATGATCCGTATAGCGACCATATATACGATGATTTCAGAATCTACAATTATGCCTTTACAGGGCAGGAAGTATCCGTTCTTGCAGATGCAGCTAACACAACTGCCCGACTGGCTACAGATAAGAACTCAACTGTACGCAATCTGAATCCATATAAGCTGTATCCCAATCCTACTGCATCAGATGTTAGCATTGAAGTATCCAATGCAAGCACAACTCAAGTCAGTTTACAGGTATTCACTGTGCTAGGCCAGAAAGTAATAGAACAGAAGAATAGCCAGGTTCAAGCTGGACGTATCCATATAGATTTGAGTAAATTACCAGCAGGGACTTATCGGATTTTGGTAACAGATCAGACTTCTTCCTATACTATACCAGTAGTCAAATACTAA